In one window of Deltaproteobacteria bacterium DNA:
- a CDS encoding FKBP-type peptidyl-prolyl cis-trans isomerase produces MKAGSGDAPKATDTVKVHYTGTLSDGTVFDSSVQRGEPATFPLNGVIKCWTEGLQMMKVGGKAKLVCPSDIAYGDQGRPPQIGPGVPLVFEVELLEIVKK; encoded by the coding sequence CTGAAGGCCGGCAGCGGGGACGCGCCCAAGGCGACCGACACCGTCAAGGTGCACTACACGGGCACGCTCAGCGACGGCACCGTCTTCGACAGCTCCGTCCAGCGCGGAGAGCCGGCGACCTTCCCGCTGAACGGCGTCATCAAGTGCTGGACCGAGGGGCTCCAGATGATGAAGGTCGGCGGCAAGGCGAAGCTCGTCTGTCCCTCCGACATCGCCTACGGCGACCAAGGGCGGCCGCCGCAGATCGGGCCCGGCGTGCCGCTCGTGTTCGAGGTGGAGCTGCTCGAGATCGTGAAGAAGTAG